In Staphylococcus lloydii, the following proteins share a genomic window:
- a CDS encoding AAA family ATPase, which yields MDLIIIRGNSGSGKTTIARALHNELGEDALLLSQDVVRREMLQVHDRPGNLAISLIQQIALYGIKHCKYVIIEGIFNKQKYNNMLQSLISLPEVNAHIYYFDLPFEETVCRHNTKGDTDFGEEKMRSWFVAHDYLGNPQEKMLNEFMNQEKILAKIIRELKKA from the coding sequence ATGGATTTAATTATAATAAGAGGCAATTCTGGTAGTGGTAAAACCACAATTGCAAGGGCATTACATAATGAACTAGGCGAAGATGCGTTATTGCTTTCACAAGATGTTGTAAGGCGAGAAATGTTGCAAGTGCATGATCGCCCGGGCAATTTAGCTATATCACTTATCCAACAAATTGCACTATATGGCATAAAACATTGTAAATATGTCATTATAGAAGGTATATTCAACAAACAAAAATATAATAATATGCTACAATCATTAATTTCTTTACCCGAAGTCAATGCACATATTTACTATTTTGATTTACCTTTTGAAGAAACTGTATGTCGACACAACACTAAAGGAGACACTGATTTTGGAGAGGAAAAGATGAGATCTTGGTTTGTGGCACATGATTATTTAGGCAACCCTCAAGAAAAAATGTTAAATGAATTTATGAATCAAGAAAAAATTTTAGCAAAGATAATAAGAGAATTAAAAAAAGCTTAA